In the Populus trichocarpa isolate Nisqually-1 chromosome 1, P.trichocarpa_v4.1, whole genome shotgun sequence genome, one interval contains:
- the LOC7487872 gene encoding mitogen-activated protein kinase kinase 3 isoform X1: protein MAGLEELKKKLTPLFDSEKGFSSDSTLDPSDSYVLSDGGTVNLLSRSYGVYNINELGLQKCTTSPEDETDHSEKTYRCASHEMRIFGAIGSGASSVVQRALHIPMHRILALKKINIFEKEKRQQLLTEIRTLCEAPCYEGLVEFHGAFYTPDSGQISIALEYMDGGSLADILRLRKRIPEPVLSHMFQKLLIGLSYLHGVRHLVHRDIKPANLLVNLKGEPKITDFGISAGLENSVAMCATFVGTVTYMSPERIRNDSYSYPADIWSLGLALFECGTGEFPYTANEGLVNLMLQILEDPSPSPSKNNFSPEFCSFIDACLQKDPDTRPTAEQLLSYPFITKYAHTDVDLAAFVQSVFDPTQRMKDLADMLTIHYYLLFDGPEELWQHTKAFYNEGSIFSFSGKQSVGSNDIFATLTNIRSTLAGDWPPERLVHVVEKLQCRAHGEDAVAIRVSGSFVIGNQFLICGDGVQCEGLPNFKDLSIDIPSKRMGTFKEQFIMEPGNVIGRYFIAKQELYIFQENN from the exons atggCTGGGTTGGAGGAGCTAAAAAAGAAGCTTACACCATTGTTTGATTCTGAAAAAGGCTTCTCATCCGATTCAACCTTGGACCCTAGTGATTCTTATGTG CTTTCAGATGGCGGAACCGTAAACTTACTAAGCAGATCATACGGAGTGTACAACATAAATGAGCTGGGATTGCAAAAATGCACTACTTCACCTGAAGATGAAACTGACCATAGCGAAAAGACATATCGATGTGCCTCTCATGAAATGAGGATTTTTGGAGCAATAGGCAGTGGTGCTAGCAGTGTTGTTCAGAGAGCTCTCCATATTCCTATGCACAGAATTCTTGCcttgaagaaaattaatatttttgaaaag GAGAAAAGACAACAGCTTCTTACTGAAATACGGACGCTTTGCGAGGCACCTTGTTATGAAGGTCTTGTGGAATTCCATGGAGCATTTTATACTCCTGATTCTGGGCAAATAAGCATAGCTTTAGAATACATGGATGGAGGATCGCTGGCTGATATTTTACGATTGCGGAAAAGAATACCAGAACCAGTGCTTTCACATATGTTTCAAAAGCTTCTAATT GGACTAAGCTACTTGCATGGGGTTAGGCACTTAGTTCACAGAGATATCAAACCAGCAAATCTGCTCGTGAATCTCAAAGGGGAACCAAAAATAACAGATTTTGGGATAAGTGCTGGCCTAGAAAATTCTGTGGCAATG TGTGCTACTTTTGTTGGAACTGTAACATACATGTCACCTGAGCGGATTCGGAATGATAGCTATTCTTATCCAGCTGATATTTGGAGCCTAGGTCTTGCTCTCTTTGAGTGCGGAACAGGGGAATTCCCGTACACAGCTAATGAAGGACTTGTCAATCTTATGTTGCag ATCTTGGAAGACCCTTCACCATCACCAtcgaaaaacaatttttctccAGAGTTCTGCTCATTTATTGATGCTTGCCTGCAGAAGGATCCAGATACTAGACCAACAGCAGAGCAG CTTCTTTCATACCCATTTATTACAAAGTATGCTCACACTGATGTTGACCTAGCAGCATTTGTCCAGAGCGTGTTTGATCCAACTCAGAGGATGAAGGATTTGGCTGAT ATGCTGACAATACACTATTACTTACTTTTTGATGGGCCTGAAGAACTTTGGCAGCACACAAAGGCCTTCTATAATGAAGGCTCGATATTTAG TTTCTCCGGGAAACAATCTGTCGgttcaaatgatatttttgcaACCTTGACCAACATACGGAGTACATTAGCGGGTGACTGGCCTCCTGAAAGACTTGTTCATGTTGTGGAAAAATTACAGTGCCGTGCTCATGGTGAAGATGCAGTTGCAATCCGCGTTTCAGGATCCTTTGTAATTGGAAATCAGTTTCTCATATGCGGAGATGGTGTGCAATGCGAGGGACTGCCAAATTTTAAGGATCTCTCTATCGACATCCCTAGCAAGCGAATGGGTACATTTAAGGAACAGTTTATCATGGAGCCTGGAAATGTGATCGGGCGTTACTTCATAGCTAAACAAGAGCTTTATATATTTCAGGAGAATAACTGA
- the LOC7487872 gene encoding mitogen-activated protein kinase kinase 3 isoform X2: protein MRIFGAIGSGASSVVQRALHIPMHRILALKKINIFEKEKRQQLLTEIRTLCEAPCYEGLVEFHGAFYTPDSGQISIALEYMDGGSLADILRLRKRIPEPVLSHMFQKLLIGLSYLHGVRHLVHRDIKPANLLVNLKGEPKITDFGISAGLENSVAMCATFVGTVTYMSPERIRNDSYSYPADIWSLGLALFECGTGEFPYTANEGLVNLMLQILEDPSPSPSKNNFSPEFCSFIDACLQKDPDTRPTAEQLLSYPFITKYAHTDVDLAAFVQSVFDPTQRMKDLADMLTIHYYLLFDGPEELWQHTKAFYNEGSIFSFSGKQSVGSNDIFATLTNIRSTLAGDWPPERLVHVVEKLQCRAHGEDAVAIRVSGSFVIGNQFLICGDGVQCEGLPNFKDLSIDIPSKRMGTFKEQFIMEPGNVIGRYFIAKQELYIFQENN, encoded by the exons ATGAGGATTTTTGGAGCAATAGGCAGTGGTGCTAGCAGTGTTGTTCAGAGAGCTCTCCATATTCCTATGCACAGAATTCTTGCcttgaagaaaattaatatttttgaaaag GAGAAAAGACAACAGCTTCTTACTGAAATACGGACGCTTTGCGAGGCACCTTGTTATGAAGGTCTTGTGGAATTCCATGGAGCATTTTATACTCCTGATTCTGGGCAAATAAGCATAGCTTTAGAATACATGGATGGAGGATCGCTGGCTGATATTTTACGATTGCGGAAAAGAATACCAGAACCAGTGCTTTCACATATGTTTCAAAAGCTTCTAATT GGACTAAGCTACTTGCATGGGGTTAGGCACTTAGTTCACAGAGATATCAAACCAGCAAATCTGCTCGTGAATCTCAAAGGGGAACCAAAAATAACAGATTTTGGGATAAGTGCTGGCCTAGAAAATTCTGTGGCAATG TGTGCTACTTTTGTTGGAACTGTAACATACATGTCACCTGAGCGGATTCGGAATGATAGCTATTCTTATCCAGCTGATATTTGGAGCCTAGGTCTTGCTCTCTTTGAGTGCGGAACAGGGGAATTCCCGTACACAGCTAATGAAGGACTTGTCAATCTTATGTTGCag ATCTTGGAAGACCCTTCACCATCACCAtcgaaaaacaatttttctccAGAGTTCTGCTCATTTATTGATGCTTGCCTGCAGAAGGATCCAGATACTAGACCAACAGCAGAGCAG CTTCTTTCATACCCATTTATTACAAAGTATGCTCACACTGATGTTGACCTAGCAGCATTTGTCCAGAGCGTGTTTGATCCAACTCAGAGGATGAAGGATTTGGCTGAT ATGCTGACAATACACTATTACTTACTTTTTGATGGGCCTGAAGAACTTTGGCAGCACACAAAGGCCTTCTATAATGAAGGCTCGATATTTAG TTTCTCCGGGAAACAATCTGTCGgttcaaatgatatttttgcaACCTTGACCAACATACGGAGTACATTAGCGGGTGACTGGCCTCCTGAAAGACTTGTTCATGTTGTGGAAAAATTACAGTGCCGTGCTCATGGTGAAGATGCAGTTGCAATCCGCGTTTCAGGATCCTTTGTAATTGGAAATCAGTTTCTCATATGCGGAGATGGTGTGCAATGCGAGGGACTGCCAAATTTTAAGGATCTCTCTATCGACATCCCTAGCAAGCGAATGGGTACATTTAAGGAACAGTTTATCATGGAGCCTGGAAATGTGATCGGGCGTTACTTCATAGCTAAACAAGAGCTTTATATATTTCAGGAGAATAACTGA
- the LOC7496841 gene encoding uncharacterized protein LOC7496841: MERSSRSKSLFRDMRSRELGGFRKRRFITQMGSDFTEMGSVTVEHNGEETPPLSVSFCKTSKYSHILAVSDEDGYVSMFDTRTEFPSEKARISDWVAHQNAIFDVCWIKEDTNILTASGDQTIKVWDAQEKKCTGILMGHTGSVKSLSPHPTNSDLLISASRDGSFAIWDLRCKTTSKTRCSEAHVAPAAMVQGAHLSSRAKRVRRGKAASMSITSVLYLKDEVSIATAGAADSIVKFWDTRNLKVQVTQASPNIKSSTEKERRLHGISSLSQDLNGVFLTATCMDNRIYLYNVLQLDKGPMRSFSGCRIESFYVKSTISPDAAHILSGSSDGNAYIWQVNKPDVDPITLKTHDGEVTAVDWCPSEVGKIATSSDDFTVRIWNINSSYCSSTTRSPSAIRRRVMAIPREECRELLMNDERIDPTKVPDNLLPSDEVFNQNNPPIPITMPTISTPEAHKKKFSLDSDSKETFEKTPEAAMKSPSSVLNPPSSLKRTIRDYFLAA, translated from the exons ATGGAGAGGTCTAGCAGATCTAAATCACTGTTTCGAGACATGAGGTCAAGAGAGCTGGGTGGTTTTAGAAAACGGCGCTTTATTACCCAAATGGGATCCGATTTCACTGAAATGGGATCGGTGACGGTCGAACATAACGGCGAGGAAACGCCACCACTGTCTGTCTCTTTTTGCAAGACAAGTAAATATTCACATATTTTGGCGGTGTCGGACGAGGATGGCTATGTGAGCATGTTTGATACTCGTACCGAATTCCCTTCTG AGAAAGCAAGAATCAGTGACTGGGTAGCTCACCAGAACGCCATCTTTGATGTTTGTTGGATTAAG GAAGATACCAACATACTCACAGCTTCAGGCGATCAAACT ATAAAGGTATGGGATGCACAAGAGAAGAAATGTACTGGAATATTGATGGGGCACACAGGAAGTGTTAAATCTCTGTCTCCCCATCCAACAAATTCGG ATCTTCTTATCTCGGCTTCCAGAGACGGGTCATTTGCTATCTGGGATTTGAGATGCAAGACAACTTCCAAAACTAGATGCAGTGAAGCACATGTCGC TCCAGCTGCCATGGTCCAAGGAGCTCATCTTTCTTCTCGAGCAAAGCGGGTCAGGCGTGGCAAG GCTGCTTCGATGAGCATTACATCAGTTCTTTATCTTAAAGACGAGGTATCCATTGCCACTGCTGGAGCAGCAGACAG CATTGTTAAATTCTGGGATACTAGAAATCTAAAGGTTCAGGTCACTCAGGCATCCCCTAATATCAAGTCATCAACTGAGAAG GAAAGAAGATTACATGGCATATCTAGTCTGTCCCAGGATTTAAATGGCGTGTTTCTTACAGCTACATGCATGGACAATAG AATATACTTGTATAATGTACTTCAGCTTGATAAGGGTCCGATGCGGTCATTTTCTGGATGTCGGATAGAATCATTCTATGTAAAG TCAACAATCAGTCCTGACGCAGCTCACATACTCAGTGGCTCTAGTGATGGAAACGCCTACATATGGCAG GTGAACAAGCCCGATGTGGATCCCATCACATTGAAAACTCATGATGGAGAGGTTACAGCAGTAGAttg GTGTCCATCTGAGGTTGGGAAGATAGCAACTTCTTCAGATGATTTTACA GTTCGCATCTGGAACATTAATAGCAGTTATTGTTCAAGCACAACAAGATCTCCATCTGCCATTCGAAGGAGGGTAATGGCAATCCCAAGAGAGGAATGTAGAGAACTTTTGATGAATGATGAACGAATTGATCCAACAAAGGTTCCTGACAATCTGCTTCCTTCTGATGAAGTGTTCAACCAAAATAACCCACCTATTCCTATAACAATGCCCACAATTAGTACCCCTGAAGCCCATAAGAAAAAGTTTTCACTAGATTCTGATTCTAAAGAAACTTTTGAGAAAACCCCTGAAGCAGCGATGAAGAGCCCCTCTTCTGTATTGAACCCTCCTTCTTCTTTAAAAAGAACTATCAGAGATTACTTTCTAGCAGCTTAA